A segment of the Symmachiella macrocystis genome:
CGACCACCCGCTCCGCTGCGCGATGTTCCGCGATGCGCGTTGGGACTTCAACCAGCAGGGCTTCGACGCATGGCTGGCGAGAATGCAAGAGTCGTACGAACTATTGGCCCACGAACAGTATCCGTTTCAAGTGCTGCACAAAGACAAAGAATTCAAGCACAACTGTTACGTGGACTTGTACGAATTTGTACCCAAACCCCAAGCCGCCCAGGGGCGAAAAATCCGCACCGCCTTCGACGCACCCGGCGTGCATTGAATACACCACCGTCGTCAGGCAATCGAACCGCGCATGAAAAAACCCCCGCGATTGCAGGGGTCTGCGGCCGTGTGCGACGGGGCGCAATACCGGCCAGTGGGCGGCACTGGATTCGAACCAGTGACTTCTACCGTGTGAAGATAGCACTCTAACCACTGAGTTAGCCGCCCGGGAAGCTCACGATCTTATCGGCTGGCAGCGGGAACTTCAAGCAGCCCTCTGCGATCGATTGCGATGCGGCACCCTATAAAAAGCAGCGCCGCTCGCTCCGCAAAAACCCGATGCAGACCGTTGTCCACCGAGAGATTTCAAACCGATTCGGAATTGACGTCGGTCGGTTCGGCGACGGGCGGTTCAAATTTGGGCGAGGTTACCGGCTCGGTCTCATCATTAGCGATGGGACGCGCGGACGAACTCGGGGTGGACGTGGAATACGTTGCCTTATCGACTTCGTCTTCAATGCCGCTGACACCTTTTTTGAATTCGACAATCCCCTTGCCCATACTGCGGGCCACTTCGGGCAACCGTTTGCCGAACAGCAATAAGGCGATTCCGCCAATAATCATCATTTCCATCGGGCCAGGAGCACCGAAGAAAGCCAAAATTGGAGTGTGCATGAAATCTTCTCCCAAATGTATTGTTGTGGCCGTATGGGGGCGGGGGCATGCTTCACACCGCCTACGCCACACCGAACGTTTTTTACTGTTGTGGAAACCGCCAACCCAAACTGTCAGCTCACTCACTTCGTCGCATCGTCCGTAGCTGCGCCGATTCCCTTTTTGAACTCTGAAATACTCTCACCCACGGATCGCATTGCCGTCGGCAGCCGTTTGCCAA
Coding sequences within it:
- a CDS encoding Sec-independent protein translocase subunit TatA/TatB, which produces MSFGPYEMIIVAVVALLLFGKRLPTAMRSVGESISEFKKGIGAATDDATK
- a CDS encoding Sec-independent protein translocase subunit TatA/TatB; this translates as MHTPILAFFGAPGPMEMMIIGGIALLLFGKRLPEVARSMGKGIVEFKKGVSGIEDEVDKATYSTSTPSSSARPIANDETEPVTSPKFEPPVAEPTDVNSESV